In Candidatus Dependentiae bacterium, one DNA window encodes the following:
- the atpA gene encoding F0F1 ATP synthase subunit alpha: MNTRDLELVSLLQKELQDKPHKKLDEVGVVVQVGDGICKVYGLMDAIYGELVSFEGGNNGIILNMSDDFVSIFVLSQTIAVCEGEVVTRTGEALKIPVGESMLGRVINALGKPIDGLGEILTTEFRYVEQDCPSIVERTPITQSLQTGILAIDALIPIGKGQRELIVGNRSTGKTALAIDVILNQKGKDVICIYVSVGQRQGNLARLVSKLDEHEALDYTIVISADSSEAALNQYLVPYSGTALGEYFMHKGKDVLIVYDDLTNHAVAYREMSLLMRRAPGREAYPGDVFYLHSRLLERSACLKSGGSITSLPIIQIQEDDITAYIPTNLISITDGQLFLDAQLFKQGIRPAVSVELSVSRVGGAAQTLAVKKMSKGLRLDLAQYNELLSFAQFGTELDEISQKQLNRGAVAVEILKQQQFLHYSLVDEAIILFMLRSNILDSIPLKDVSSFVAKSTSYVASVYPDVYEEINRSQDVSDATIEKLKVITSEFAQLFKQNA; encoded by the coding sequence CTTGTTTCTTTTGAGGGTGGAAACAATGGAATCATTTTAAATATGAGTGATGACTTTGTTTCAATTTTTGTTTTATCTCAAACGATCGCTGTTTGTGAGGGTGAAGTCGTAACGCGTACTGGTGAAGCTTTAAAAATTCCAGTTGGTGAGTCTATGCTTGGTCGTGTGATCAATGCGCTTGGAAAACCAATTGATGGACTTGGCGAGATTCTTACAACAGAGTTTCGTTATGTTGAACAAGATTGCCCAAGCATTGTTGAAAGAACGCCAATCACACAATCTTTGCAAACAGGAATTTTAGCAATTGATGCTTTAATACCTATTGGAAAAGGTCAACGAGAATTAATTGTTGGAAATCGCAGCACAGGAAAAACAGCTCTTGCAATCGATGTCATTTTGAATCAAAAGGGCAAAGATGTCATTTGTATTTATGTGTCAGTTGGTCAGCGCCAAGGTAACTTAGCAAGACTTGTTAGCAAATTAGATGAGCATGAAGCGCTTGATTACACCATTGTTATAAGTGCTGATTCAAGCGAAGCTGCTTTAAATCAGTATCTTGTTCCTTATTCTGGCACCGCACTTGGTGAATATTTTATGCACAAGGGCAAAGATGTTTTAATTGTGTATGATGATTTAACTAATCATGCTGTTGCGTATCGTGAAATGTCTCTTTTGATGCGTCGTGCTCCTGGTCGGGAAGCCTATCCAGGTGACGTGTTTTACCTGCATTCAAGACTTTTAGAAAGATCTGCTTGTTTAAAATCTGGTGGTTCAATTACATCGCTTCCAATTATTCAAATTCAAGAAGATGATATAACTGCTTATATCCCAACAAATTTAATATCAATTACCGATGGTCAGTTATTTTTAGATGCTCAACTGTTTAAACAGGGTATTAGGCCTGCTGTCAGCGTTGAACTTTCTGTTTCACGCGTTGGTGGGGCAGCTCAAACTTTAGCTGTTAAAAAAATGTCAAAAGGTCTTCGTTTAGATCTAGCGCAGTATAACGAGCTGTTAAGTTTTGCTCAATTCGGAACAGAGCTGGATGAAATATCTCAAAAACAGTTAAATCGTGGAGCGGTAGCTGTTGAAATTTTAAAACAACAGCAATTTTTGCATTATTCACTTGTTGATGAAGCAATTATTTTATTTATGCTACGGTCGAATATTTTAGATAGCATCCCATTAAAAGATGTTTCTTCTTTCGTTGCAAAAAGCACAAGCTATGTTGCATCTGTGTATCCAGATGTCTACGAAGAAATTAATCGAAGCCAAGATGTATCAGACGCTACCATTGAAAAGCTTAAAGTTATAACGTCTGAATTTGCACAGCTTTTTAAACAAAATGCTTAA